One genomic region from Paracoccus zhejiangensis encodes:
- the aceE gene encoding pyruvate dehydrogenase (acetyl-transferring), homodimeric type, with amino-acid sequence MRDLGPDIDPIESREWQDAIADVIERDGPNRAHFLLDRAVAQARAAGATLPFSATTPYQNTIPVDDQYEFPGDLDMEWRIRTINRWNAMATVVRRNKESSEYGGHIASFASSAVMYDVGLNHFWRARSAIHGGDLVFFQGHVVPGIYARSFMEGRITEEQMLNFRSEVGGEGLSSYPHPWLMPDYWQFPTVSMGLGPLMAIYQARFMKYMHNRGLIDMADRKVWCFLGDGEMDEPESRGAIDLAAREGLDNLIFVINCNLQRLDGPVRGNGKIVQELEGNFRGAGWNVVKLLWGKGWDDLLENDTSGRLRQLMDETVDGDYQTFKSKDGAYIRKHFFGKYPETAALVEDWSDDQIWSLSRGGHDPEKVYTAFRKATDTRDQPTCLLIKTVKGYGMGSAGEGQNTTHQQKKLAEEQLRAFRDRFKIPVSDEDLPKAPFVALNNAQKAYLADRRKALGGAFPQRVSTSPKLAIPPLEAFKAQLQNTGEREISTTMAFVRILTTLLRDKELGKHIVPIVPDESRTFGMEGLFRSIGIYNPAGQHYTPEDREQMSYYREAADGQVLQEGINEAGAMADWIAAATSYSNHGVPMIPFFIYYSMFGFQRVGDLAWAAGDSRARGFMLGGTAGRTTLNGEGLQHEDGHSHIIAGTVPNCISYDPTFQHEVAVIVQHGMTRMYQDQEDVYFYITLMNENYAHPDMPAGCEEGIIRGLYRLKEVKKAGKNHVNLLGSGTILIQAIRAAEMLEADFGVTADIWSATSLNELARDGQDAERWNRLNPMEPPREAFVTQTLSKAKGPVIAATDYMKNYAEQIRAFVPGRYTVLGTDGFGRSDSRVNLRRFFEVDANHIAAAAMVDLFRDGAVDEATLKAALAKYDIDGAKPNPRLV; translated from the coding sequence ATGAGAGACCTCGGTCCCGATATCGACCCGATCGAATCCCGCGAATGGCAGGACGCCATTGCCGACGTGATTGAACGCGATGGCCCCAACAGGGCTCATTTCCTGCTCGATAGAGCCGTCGCACAGGCCCGCGCCGCCGGGGCAACGCTGCCGTTCTCTGCAACGACCCCTTACCAGAACACGATCCCCGTGGACGATCAGTATGAGTTTCCGGGCGATCTGGACATGGAATGGCGCATCCGCACCATCAACCGCTGGAACGCCATGGCGACGGTCGTGCGCCGCAACAAGGAATCCAGCGAATACGGCGGGCATATCGCATCCTTCGCCTCCTCGGCGGTGATGTATGACGTCGGGCTGAACCACTTCTGGCGCGCGCGGTCGGCGATTCACGGCGGCGATCTGGTATTCTTCCAGGGCCATGTGGTGCCCGGCATCTATGCCCGGTCCTTCATGGAAGGCCGCATCACCGAAGAGCAGATGCTGAACTTCCGGTCCGAGGTCGGGGGCGAGGGGCTGTCGTCCTATCCCCATCCCTGGCTGATGCCGGACTATTGGCAGTTCCCGACCGTCAGCATGGGACTTGGCCCGCTGATGGCGATCTATCAGGCGCGGTTCATGAAATACATGCACAACCGCGGGCTGATCGATATGGCCGACCGCAAGGTCTGGTGTTTCCTGGGCGACGGAGAGATGGACGAGCCGGAAAGCCGCGGTGCCATCGACCTGGCCGCGCGCGAGGGTCTCGACAACCTGATCTTCGTCATCAACTGCAACCTGCAACGCCTGGACGGCCCGGTGCGCGGCAACGGCAAGATCGTGCAGGAGCTGGAAGGCAATTTCCGAGGCGCGGGCTGGAATGTCGTCAAGCTGCTCTGGGGCAAGGGCTGGGACGATCTGCTGGAAAACGACACCAGCGGCCGGCTGCGCCAGTTGATGGATGAAACGGTGGACGGCGACTATCAGACCTTCAAGTCCAAGGACGGCGCCTATATCCGCAAGCATTTCTTCGGCAAGTATCCCGAAACTGCGGCCCTGGTCGAGGACTGGTCCGACGATCAGATCTGGTCGCTGAGCCGGGGCGGCCACGATCCCGAGAAGGTCTATACCGCGTTCCGCAAGGCGACCGACACCAGGGACCAGCCGACCTGCCTGCTGATCAAGACGGTCAAGGGCTATGGCATGGGATCCGCGGGCGAAGGGCAGAACACCACCCACCAGCAGAAAAAGCTGGCCGAGGAGCAACTGCGCGCGTTCCGAGACCGCTTCAAGATCCCCGTGTCCGACGAGGATTTGCCGAAGGCCCCCTTCGTCGCGTTGAACAATGCCCAGAAGGCCTATCTGGCGGACCGGCGCAAGGCCCTGGGTGGCGCGTTCCCGCAGCGTGTCAGCACCTCGCCCAAGCTGGCAATCCCGCCGCTCGAGGCGTTCAAGGCGCAGCTTCAGAACACGGGCGAGCGCGAGATTTCGACCACGATGGCCTTTGTGCGCATCCTTACCACACTTCTGCGCGACAAGGAGCTGGGCAAGCATATCGTGCCGATCGTGCCGGACGAAAGCCGCACCTTCGGCATGGAGGGGCTGTTCCGATCCATAGGGATCTACAATCCCGCCGGCCAGCACTATACGCCCGAAGATCGCGAGCAGATGTCCTATTACCGCGAAGCAGCGGATGGGCAGGTCTTGCAGGAAGGCATCAACGAGGCCGGTGCCATGGCCGACTGGATCGCGGCGGCGACGTCCTATTCCAATCACGGAGTGCCGATGATCCCGTTCTTCATCTACTATTCGATGTTCGGGTTCCAGCGGGTGGGCGATCTGGCCTGGGCTGCGGGCGACAGCCGGGCGCGTGGCTTCATGTTGGGCGGCACCGCCGGGCGCACAACGCTGAACGGCGAGGGCTTGCAGCACGAGGACGGCCACAGCCATATCATCGCGGGCACCGTCCCGAACTGCATCAGCTACGACCCGACCTTTCAGCACGAAGTGGCGGTGATCGTGCAGCACGGCATGACGCGGATGTATCAGGATCAGGAGGACGTGTATTTCTACATCACCCTGATGAACGAAAACTATGCCCATCCCGACATGCCCGCAGGCTGCGAGGAGGGCATCATCCGCGGCCTCTATCGCCTGAAAGAGGTCAAGAAGGCGGGCAAGAATCACGTCAATCTGCTGGGATCGGGCACGATCCTGATCCAGGCGATCAGGGCCGCCGAGATGCTTGAGGCCGATTTCGGCGTCACCGCCGACATCTGGTCGGCGACCAGCCTGAACGAACTGGCCCGCGACGGCCAGGACGCAGAACGCTGGAACCGCCTGAACCCGATGGAACCCCCGCGCGAGGCTTTCGTCACGCAAACGCTGTCCAAGGCCAAGGGACCGGTGATCGCCGC